One window of Trichoderma breve strain T069 chromosome 3, whole genome shotgun sequence genomic DNA carries:
- a CDS encoding retinal pigment epithelial membrane protein domain-containing protein yields MAKNLSTRAGLKSKWPLAADLTGSIQPLRFEGEVADVIVYGDIPTQIDGTFYRISLDRFMPNEHNIPIDGDGLISAFRIEDGHVDFKIKYVGTERYRLERRARKTLFGVFKNPWSHHPCVRAAADSTGSTNVIRWAQRLLVLEEAGNPHEVDPDTLETLRYDPFEDQIKAKAFTAHPKVDPFTKELVVFGYEAKGPATKDIVTWSLDEQGQKKEELWIEAPWCTIIHDCGITENWLILMMWPYDVNVEGMKTGGPHYTYTADRPACFIVVPRRKNPPIAGWKEGEYRFYNWKHCMNIHTAGAWEDSNGNLYIETTRVHGNVFPFFPPTDGQSAGAGEAKADFVRWKIDPSQPSDSWLEDPTLILDLPCEFPRIDERLTSKKYNIVFLNVFIPQNADGSKNVFQGLNGLAMINTQTGEQQFYYPGDDCFAQEPTFIPRSSDAAEGDGWIMSLIENRVSQTSDLVFIDTRDFTKPIAIAALPFRIKSQVHGNWVDAKDLGPRKSLVDVPAAWPLSNKGDLEPL; encoded by the coding sequence ATGGCGAAGAATTTGAGTACTCGTGCGGGACTGAAGTCTAAGTGGCCACTTGCGGCGGATCTGACTGGCTCTATTCAACCCTTGCGTTTTGAAGGCGAGGTAGCTGATGTCATTGTGTATGGAGATATTCCAACCCAAATTGATGGCACGTTCTATCGCATCTCCCTGGATCGTTTCATGCCTAACGAGCACAACATTCCTATCGACGGCGACGGCTTGATTTCGGCATTTCGCATCGAAGACGGGCATGTTGATTTCAAAATTAAATACGTGGGAACGGAACGATATCGGTTAGAAAGGCGCGCTCGAAAGACCCTATTTGGCGTATTCAAGAATCCTTGGTCACATCACCCATGTGTTCGTGCAGCGGCGGATTCGACGGGTAGCACCAATGTTATTCGGTGGGCACAGCGGTTATTGGTGCTGGAGGAAGCCGGCAACCCCCACGAAGTCGATCCCGACACGCTAGAGACTTTGCGTTATGATCCATTCGAGGACCAAATCAAAGCGAAGGCTTTCACTGCCCATCCAAAGGTCGACCCATTCACGAAAGAGCTCGTCGTGTTTGGGTATGAAGCTAAAGGCCCAGCAACCAAGGACATTGTCACATGGTCTCTTGATGAACAgggacaaaagaaagaggagctATGGATCGAAGCGCCTTGGTGTACCATCATACATGATTGCGGCATCACCGAGAACTGGCTCATACTAATGATGTGGCCCTATGATGTCAACGTCGAAGGCATGAAGACTGGGGGCCCCCATTATACGTATACCGCTGATCGCCCTGCTTGCTTCATCGTTGTTCCTCGCCGTAAAAATCCTCCGATTGCTGGATGGAAAGAGGGAGAGTACCGATTTTACAACTGGAAGCATTGCATGAATATTCATACTGCTGGTGCATGGGAAGACTCAAATGGCAATCTCTACATTGAAACCACGCGAGTACATGGCAAcgttttccctttctttcccccAACGGATGGCCAatctgctggtgctggagaagccaaagccgacTTTGTTCGTTGGAAGATTGACCCGTCTCAACCATCCGACTCTTGGTTGGAAGACCCGACCCTTATTCTAGACCTGCCCTGCGAGTTCCCGCGAATTGACGAGCGGCTGACGTCGAAGAAGTATAACATCGTGTTTTTGAACGTTTTCATCCCTCAGAACGCAGATGGTTCAAAGAATGTATTTCAAGGCTTGAATGGCTTGGCCATGATCAATACGCAGACCGGGGAGCAACAGTTTTATTACCCTGGTGATGACTGTTTCGCACAAGAGCCGACGTTCATTCCTCGTAGCTCCGATGCTGCCGAGGGAGACGGCTGGATTATGTCACTTATTGAGAATCGCGTCAGCCAAACATCCGACCTTGTGTTCATAGACACTCGCGATTTTACCAAGCCAATTGCTATTGCTGCTCTTCCATTTCGCATCAAGTCGCAGGTGCATGGGAACTGGGTTGACGCGAAAGATCTAGGACCCCGCAAATCACTGGTTGATGTGCCTGCGGCCTGGCCATTGTCCAACAAGGGAGACTTGGAGCCACTGTGA